One genomic window of Phoenix dactylifera cultivar Barhee BC4 chromosome 6, palm_55x_up_171113_PBpolish2nd_filt_p, whole genome shotgun sequence includes the following:
- the LOC103709262 gene encoding S phase cyclin A-associated protein in the endoplasmic reticulum-like isoform X3, with amino-acid sequence MENNGETGDDPGSGWLEVKKYLFIYLVQKHRTSSKLAIQKALGKSSNIAHSFSPHSQTYNNDEARNLQNRRPVQPIEVGFDCTSHSKNSSASSLLVEVDQGKECPDKSVVERVSKSPKVNVANSDGGTKAVEGVSRKENMSTVPKIRWGDLEDIASIQDEYFEDSNNSAKDKHGEVVDGGSQEHGHAVKPDESVLHASPYTSLLEDKAMVTSKDVEQLPDGMVSSNVHEESGKNTLKNVNEIPSEDVEVVNAHPYGALGNLKENHDGGAKKMESEALVDLGPNNANVENSPSSPVQGIVRHVLQVPHGNSENRILNSSEISVGNVNMGIMVGLGDSILLPHQNSGVKISVNASVTTSLEDQRRLQDGATDGAEFGEGEPGESKERFRQRLWCFLFENLNRAVDELYLLCELECDMEQMNEAILVLEEATSDFRELKCRVEHFENTKRSSSHLPKDGTPMTLKTDHRRPHALSWEVRRMTTSPHRAEILSSSLEAFKKIQLERAGKYIAKDAKDMIFSNSTHQVPSSSQETNNVSSNAREAGINSKKQTDVLDADPGDTNREKQKMEPTRRSKVHSVQIGRVSSQSSSASALGKCKREPLEPITETEKQLPKRDKEFAESRIEKNMKATDMVKKHLSLAQKEKQNTAPWKSMDAWKEKRNWNDILKSPMRTSSRVSYSPGMSRKGMERARMLHDKLMSPEKKKKSAFDMKREAEEKHARALRIRNQLENERVQRLQRTSEKLNRVNEWQAVRNLKLREVMHARLQRSGSRHEAYLAQVVKRAGDESSKVNEVRFITSLNEENKKLMLRQKLQDSEMRRAEKLQVMRTKQREDTAREEAVLERRKLLEAEKLQRLAETQRKKEEAQVRREEERRASSAAREAKAVEQLRRKEIRAKAQQEEAELLAQRLAERLSESEQRRKYYLEQIRERASMDFRDQSSPLQRRTLNKEGQTRSVSTNSGEDCQTSRISGAGDSAVRLVNVTQQHSLKRRIKKIRQRLMALKHEYTEPPVVAENIGIGYRVSVGAARAKIGKWLQDLQRLRQARKEGAASIGLIVGDIIKFLEGKDLELHASRQAGLLDFVSSALPASHTSKPEACQVTVYLLRLLRVVLSLQANRSYFLAQNLLPPTIPMLSGSLENYIKVAASSNNGNTNLLSSKTSTDNLESVTEVLDGFLWTVTAIIGHAHFDDRQLQMQDSLMELIVAYQVIHRLRDLFALYDRPQVEGSPFPSSILLSLNLLAVLTSRPGTFSSIDWESCTFRTSTGGKIQELEISESPNIGEPSLTINSSGDSRSPLNLHDFAELPSNKSGQMSGEKFLSSEASLSDILVGRPLDEENRERLCGFSLGQDNVDSTSQGHPQTLSVETQNVVLDEHAKSLIPQKDEKDSMNDCSEKKRTDELAVYNNPGSRNTVSLKQPIALLLSAIAETGLVSLPSLLTAVLLQANNRLSSEQASYILPSNFEEVATGVLKVLNNLALLDITLLQSMLARSDLRMEFFHLMSFLLTHCTNKWKAANDQVGLLLLESLLLLGYFALFHPGNQAVLRWGNSPTILHKRPRVDPHFGWHTCGCLLWV; translated from the exons ATGGAGAATAATGGAGAAACCGGTGATGATCCGGGCTCCGGATGGCTTGAAGTAAAGAAG tatttatttatttatttggtgCAGAAACACAGAACAAGCTCAAAGCTTGCAATCCAGAAGGCTTTGGGGAAATCTTCCAACATAGCCCACTCGTTTTCTCCACACTCTCAGACTTATAATAATGATGAGGCTAGAAACTTGCAGAATCGACGACCAGTCCAGCCCATAGAAGTAGGTTTTGATTGTACTTCTCATTCAAAAAATTCTTCTGCTAGTTCTCTGTTGGTAGAAGTAGATCAAGGTAAAGAATGTCCTGATAAATCGGTTGTAGAGCGGGTGAGCAAATCTCCAAAGGTAAATGTTGCTAATTCAGATGGTGGAACAAAAGCAGTTGAGGGGGTGTCAAGGAAGGAAAACATGAGCACAGTTCCCAAAATCAGGTGGGGTGATCTTGAAGATATTGCATCGATACAAGATGAATATTTTGAAGATTCAAATAATTCTGCAAAGGACAAGCATGGTGAGGTAGTGGATGGTGGTTCCCAAGAACATGGACATGCTGTAAAGCCTGATGAGTCAGTATTACATGCATCACCTTATACTTCTCTCCTAGAGGATAAGGCCATGGTAACATCTAAAGATGTGGAACAACTTCCTGATGGAATGGTATCTTCAAATGTGCATGAAGAATCTGGCAAGAATACCTTGAAGAATGTTAATGAGATTCCATCTGAGGATGTTGAGGTAGTGAATGCCCATCCATATGGAGCTTTGGGAAATTTGAAAGAAAACCATGATGGGGGTGCCAAAAAAATGGAAAGTGAAGCTTTGGTTGACTTAGGTCCTAATAATGCAAACGTCGAAAATAGTCCTTCATCACCAGTTCAAGGGATTGTAAGACATGTGCTACAGGTGCCTCATGGTAATTCTGAGAATAGAATCTTGAATAGCTCTGAAATCTCAGTCGGCAACGTGAACATGGGTATAATGGTTGGCCTAGGAGATTCCATTTTGCTTCCACACCAAAACAGTGGAGTTAAAATTTCTGTTAATGCTTCAGTTACAACTTCTCTGGAAGATCAGAGAAGGCTGCAGGATGGTGCAACTGATGGAGCTGAATTTGGAGAAGGCGAACCTGGGGAGAGCAAAGAAAGGTTCAGGCAAAGGCTTTGGTGCTTCCTTTTTGAAAATCTCAATAGGGCAGTTGATGAACTTTATCTTCTTTGTGAATTGGAATGTGATATGGAGCAAATGAATGAAGCTATTCTTGTTCTTGAAGAAGCTACATCTGATTTCAGAGAACTAAAATGTAGAGTAGAACATTTCGAAAACACAAAGAGATCCTCTTCTCACCTACCAAAAGATGGGACACCAATGACTTTAAAGACTGACCATCGCAGGCCACATGCCCTATCATGGGAG GTTAGGCGAATGACAACTTCTCCTCACAGGGCAGAAATACTGTCTTCATCTCTAGAGGCTTTTAAGAAAATTCAATTGGAAAGGGCTGGCAAATACATAGCAAAAGATGCAAAAGATATGATTTTTTCAAATTCAACTCATCAAGTTCCTAGTAGTTCACAAGAAACAAATAATGTGTCCTCAAATGCTAGAGAAGCAGGTATTAACTCAAAAAAGCAAACTGATGTTTTGGATGCTGATCCAGGGGATACCAATAGAGAGAAGCAGAAAATGGAGCCAACCAGGAGAAGCAAAGTGCATTCGGTGCAAATTGGACGTGTTTCTTCACAAAGCTCGTCTGCTTCTGCTCTTGGAAAGTGCAAAAGAGAACCACTAGAGCCAATTACTGAAACTGAGAAGCAGTTACCCAAGAGGGATAAAGAGTTTGCTGAAAGTAGGAtagagaaaaatatgaaggcCACAGATATGGTTAAAAAGCATCTTTCTCTTGCTCAGAAAGAGAAGCAAAATACAGCCCCATGGAAATCCATGGATGCgtggaaggaaaaaagaaactgGAATGATATACTTAAGTCTCCAATGAGGACTTCTTCTCGAGTCTCATATTCGCCAGGCATGAGCAGGAAAGGTATGGAACGTGCTAGAATGTTACATGACAAGCTGATGTCtcctgaaaagaagaaaaagagtgcTTTTGATATGAAGAGAGAAGCAGAAGAAAAACATGCACGGGCATTGAGGATTAGAAATCAACTTGAAAATGAGAGGGTGCAGAGGCTGCAGCGCACATCTGAGAAATTAAATCGTGTCAATGAGTGGCAAGCTGTTCGTAACTTGAAATTGCGAGAGGTCATGCATGCGCGTCTTCAGCGTAGTGGGTCCCGCCATGAAGCATATCTTGCTCAAGTTGTAAAAAGAGCTGGTGATGAAAGCAGTAAGGTTAATGAGGTTCGTTTCATTACTTCGTTAAATGAAGAGAATAAAAAGCTGATGCTGCGTCAAAAACTTCAAGATTCAGAAATGAGGAGAGCTGAAAAGTTACAGGTTATGAGAACAAAACAAAGGGAGGATACAGCAAGAGAAGAAGCTGTATTAGAACGCAGGAAGCTTCTTGAAGCTGAAAAATTGCAGCGCCTTGCTGAGACGCAACGTAAGAAGGAAGAGGCTCAAGtcagaagagaagaggaacGCAGGGCATCAAGTGCAGCACGGGAAGCGAAGGCTGTTGAACAACTTCGGAGAAAGGAGATTAGAGCTAAAGCTCAACAAGAAGAAGCAGAGCTGTTGGCCCAGAGGTTAGCTGAAAGGCTTAGTGAAAGTGAACAACGTCGGAAATATTACCTGGAGCAAATACGTGAGAGAGCTTCAATGGATTTTAGAGATCAATCTTCACCTTTACAGCGCCGTACTTTGAACAAGGAGGGTCAAACTAGATCTGTATCAACCAATAGTGGTGAAGATTGCCAAACATCACGCATTTCAGGTGCAGGGGATTCTGCTGTAAGACTAGTCAATGTCACTCAACAACACTCATTGAAgcgaagaataaaaaaaattcgtCAAAGGCTTATGGCACTTAAGCATGAATATACAGAGCCTCCAGTTGTTGCGGAGAATATAGGGATTGGTTACAGGGTTTCTGTGGGAGCTGCAAGGGCAAAAATTGGAAAATGGCTTCAAGACCTTCAACGATTACGTCAGGCTAGAAAAGAAGGGGCTGCAAGCATAGGATTGATTGTTGGTGATATTATAAAA TTTCTAGAGGGAAAGGACCTTGAGCTACATGCTTCTCGCCAAGCTGGTTTGCTTGATTTCGTATCTTCTGCATTACCAGCTTCTCACACATCAAAGCCTGAAGCTTGTCAGGTGACAGTATACCTTCTACGACTACTGAGAGTGGTCCTGTCACTGCAGGCAAATCGGAGTTATTTTCTTGCTCAAAATCTCTTGCCTCCTACAATTCCAATGCTATCAGGGTCTCTTGAGAACTACATTAAGGTTGCAGCATCTTCCAATAATGGAAACACAAACCTTTTATCAAGCAAAACATCAACTGACAATTTGGAATCAGTCACTGAAGTCCTGGATGGCTTCTTATGGACTGTGACTGCAATTATAGGTCATGCCCATTTTGATGATCGGCAACTTCAAATGCAGGACAGTTTGATGGAACTGATAGTTGCTTATCAAGTTATTCATCGTTTGCGAGATTTATTTGCCCTCTATGACAGGCCCCAGGTGGAAGGATCTccatttccttcatccattctcCTAAGCTTGAATCTCTTAGCAGTCTTAACATCTCGGCCTGGAACCTTTTCTTCCATCGACTGGGAATCTTGTACATTCAGAACATCCACTGGTGGCAAAATTCAAGAATTAGAAATTTCAGAATCTCCTAATATAGGAGAACCTTCTTTGACAATCAACTCCTCTGGAGACAGCAGATCACCTCTGAATTTGCATGACTTTGCTGAATTGCCTTCAAATAAATCTGGTCAGATGTCTGGGGAGAAGTTTCTTTCTAGTGAAGCATCTCTATCAGATATTCTGGTGGGCAGGCCATTAGATGAGGAGAACAGAGAAAGGTTGTGTGGCTTTTCACTTGGTCAGGACAATGTTGATTCTACATCACAAGGGCATCCACAAACACTGTCAGTTGAAACCCAGAATGTTGTGTTAGATGAACATGCCAAATCACTTATACCCCAAAAGGATGAAAAGGACTCCATGAATGATTGTTCAGAGAAAAAAAGAACTGATGAGCTTGCAGTGTATAATAATCCTGGAAGTAGGAATACAGTTAGCTTGAAGCAGCCCATTGCTTTACTTCTTTCTGCCATAGCTGAGACAGGCCTTGTCAGTCTTCCATCACTTTTAACAGCTGTGCTGCTTCAGGCAAACAACAGGTTGTCTTCTGAACAG GCTTCCTATATTCTTCCTTCAAATTTTGAAGAAGTGGCTACTGGTGTATTGAAGGTTTTGAACAATTTGGCTCtgttggatattactcttctaCAGAGTATGCTG GCTAGATCAGATCTAAGGATGGAATTCTTCCACCTGATGAGCTTTCTTCTGACTCATTGCACAAACAAGTGGAAAGCAGCCAATGATCAG GTTGGTTTACTTCTGCTGGAATCTCTCTTACTTCTTGGTTACTTTGCTTTATTCCATCCTGGAAATCAAGCAGTTCTTCGGTGGGGAAACAGTCCAACCATACTTCATAAG CGACCCCGAGTTGACCCCCATTTTGGCTGGCACACTTGTGGCTGCTTGTTATGGGTGTGA